The Humulus lupulus chromosome 7, drHumLupu1.1, whole genome shotgun sequence region AGATAGTTTGTTCTTCTCCTCAAGCACTGCCTCAAGCTGTTCAGCGTATTTcgcttcggcagctttgagttcttcaatGTGCCATTGCTCTGAAGCCCTGGACTACTCAGTGATAGCACCCGAGCGGAGCCGGCCAgcagtaagggtcagcattgcctgcgatcagagCGAAAGTTAAACTAACTGTAGAGTATAAAAGGGTTGTCTCCACAGAAAAAGATAACTTCACAGTGGCAAACTCATTTAATGCGAGGGTTAAGATCTAGTCGACGTCCATCATCTCCATCAGAGCCATCGCCTCTCTGCAACGTCCGTGCTTCAAAATTTTGACCAACCTGTCTTTGACCGATCTTAAGGCACGACTCGATATGTCGCCCCCTGTGGAAGCAAGAGCAGCCTGCTGAATCGGGTCGGTTGGGGCCGGTGGAGAAGGTGTCAACTCGACAGGAGCAGGAGGAGTTTGCTGCtcgagaggagaaggaggtggtcTTACATTTGTTGACGGTCCGTCTGCCGGAGGGTCTGCAGTACGGGTTTTCTTAGTCGGAGGCTctttactgctttccccaggatgccGCTTACTCGTTTTCTTCTTGCTCATGGGAGCTTCAGGAGCCTCGGGGGCACTGTATATGTCGAACACATTTTCGGATTCCATGTTTGTAAGAAAATCAAATACACAaacagtgagatagtataaacgattgagtatgttatgtcaggaaaagtaacaaagaaaattgtaagtgaaatacccgagctatcattactggtcgctacattatatactctactagtattaaactcactctctggcatgaagaagtctgaatctaaattgggagcatacttaaaattgtcgtccccgtcaaataagtgacagggaattggcaaactatctaaaagcAAGAGATCGGTGTCGTTCTCATCCACAGATTCGTCGAGGGGCTTgagaggttcggtggctttcttttttccttttcctgttggggcagggggagcagcagcccgcggggtgctggagggatCCCTAATTGTCACTCCAGTTGCCCTCCTTAGAGGGGGTTATGAcatgtctgggtgctgctcgggaacctctccaccaatggcacttcccgctgttgacttcctcacatcctggtgaggggccaaaaggccgacaagtctcagattggcctctgtgactagctaattgacacttttctctatgtctatcatgctggccaagagggctaatcggatctccatttctggagtaaggtctggtcgcaaccatgggcctgaaacgtactaaatttctaagggaaatgcagcaaaaaattgaagaaagataaacgaccagtggtacaaagaaTTTTCTCTATGTCGATCATGCTAGCCAAGAGGGCTAATCagatctccatttctggagtagggtctggtcgcaaccatgggcctgaaacacactaaatttctaagggaaatgcagcaaaaaattgaagaaagataaacgaccagtggtacaaagactttacctccctGTGTGAAGGCTAAGTTGTTCGCAACCATGTCAGTGGTCAggaagtactccagatggtacctccccacgttcgagataaaagtggtgtcagtcaggaaagtgcggcCTGTTTGTTGGTGatagaagtggaaaaaccccatgttttcctggttggggttggatttaaggtcgaacaagtagttgacctcatgtggcgtgggGACAGACCTTTtttatggctatagaggatatataGTGTAGAGatcattctatatccgttgggagttatttgaaaaggggcgaccccaaagtaattggccaccccctggaaaaatgaTGAAGAGGCAGAattgctcctgcctcgatgtggtacctcgactaggcgctgaaagcgcctccaggcaagttcgcctgttggtcttgagtgggttggactagggtcatcccaggaagtccgtattttttaatgtaattagcTATCATCCTAATCGTTACCCGGCTAGGAAGGgcgacataccattcaacatctggttaaACGGCGTTTCGAAGCTGAGCACGAGTTTGAATGTTGGGGTCAGGGATATTTCTTTCCCAaccactagtcgagggaattccagcctgaggagcaggctaatttgaagggttggaaggtttctttttctatgcagtggattttactctacccatggctggaaggtttgacTGGGGTTTATTGGGTGaggttcgagaaaaaggaatttctagTACCAACAGCGATGGTTGCTCTTTGTCTTCAAGTAATTGGGAAAGCAAGTCATtgtcaataggcctttcacctccccacggatcttgcatgaaaagctgcaaACTGAGAAAAggggaggtgagaacgtaaagcctaaaaatatgtgttgaaagttagaataacgttgctcgcgtataaaagttaagcttttatatgaccagcaacattctagcaaaaacaccaAGTAATATACGAGaaatttgaaaaacagattgaaaagcgaaagtaaaaagtttttcgggaaaaaagctttttcgactctgaaggggcgggaaaagaccagtttttcaactagcctaaaaatcgaatttttacttcgattttacgccctaaatctacaatctcgactaccaaactggctcctcaCTCCTACGAAACGTtacttcactaccctatcaaacatcTATTGATATAAACACAATCCCCATAACAGTTTCAGCCTAGAACATGCAATGGTTCAAAGATAAAAATAAGTATGAAACAGTTTTCCATGGCAACTCAAACATCTAAGGAGTTCGTGAAACTTACTTAGATGAAGAATGGAGTCAGAACACGAAGTCTGAACATGAAAGCTTTCAAGCATCCGGATGTGAGTTCATGGGAATTTCTGGGCTCTGAAGACGGAAGTTCTTCGAAGTTCCTGGAGAGGAGATGGaaaatgaaaagtaaaaagtaaaaatgtggaTTTGGGGTATTACTTATAGTGACTGTGAAACGGTATaagaagtaatcatgaattacctttttcaaagcatggggaagtgtaatgGCCGTTagacaagttattgggaaaccaaaaagacttgattggacatgattgatcatttttttcaagaaagcacgggtggctctgacagatttcgtggggtattcgaagggtaagtttcctaagtttacttattgttggtcgcaataaataaacttagggggaaaCGTTTACCCAtaaaacggctgctgatgacaTGGCAGTGATTTCTCCCACGTAGTTGACACATGGCAaaagtgttgttcgactatcaacCAAAAGCACATCACTTCGTCAAGCTTAATTGTTAGATACGACTAGTCTGGTCgtatatttgttttatttacttctaaagttgtaatcttataataattgcattgaatatttcctcattattaccttgataggcggttattaaggaaagatatggcccgttagcccgtgtaaccctccttgagcctataaatataaatgaaatagctcaaggaaaggacttttaaTCCCTAAATTTCTTTGcgaagatagagagagaaagagagatatagtgcgattatccatcgtttcattgtatttcttccaaggtttgtgaaactcaagaaccctagttctttgatcacggctttgaggttcaatatcaataatagcactaagtggacgtaggtcattaccattctttggggccgaaccactataaatcctaggtgttttcttcttttccatttgattaaattcttaattgtcgttttatctttggtcatacatttgactccgtgtcattggccaaatcaagggtcaacattatgTTTGTAACACTAGTTAAGGAcggcccataggcccatatgtacatccatgagcctataaataggactcataggaTTCATTTAATTCACGAGCAATATTTTTCAGAGAGAAATAGTGAGTGtttacacaaaacttgtagctATCTTCTAGACTTGTGAAACTTAATGAGCCCTTGTTCGTTGATCGCAGGTTTTTGGGGTTTTACGTCAAAAAAAATCACTAACTGggtgtaggttattaccaatctctggtgccgaaccactataacttccttgtgtcgtttacattcttgaATTCAGCTCtataattcttatcattttttcGTGACTCTGTGTTGTTGACTAAATCAAGAGacaacattttggtgctctcaTTGAGAACTGAAGTCAATAATTCTAAGAAAACAATGGCTAAGACCTCTAGGACAGCGGCTAAAGCTAGACAGACATCGGAAAATgtgccaaatccacctcctccaccagatGTAGCGGAGGacgagccacaagtggaattggaagaggggGAGATGGACGTTGGAACCTTGCGAACAGCTCTAGGAGTGTTGTAAGATGAGTTAGCTACCCTAAAATCTAACAAAGAGAACATGGCTGAAACTATGGTAATGCAACAGATGGAGAAAGACTGACAACATCGAGAATCGAATGAAAGACAGGAGAGCATGGATCGTCGGCAAAGAGACGCGACTGCGACTTTAGAGGCAGTCATTCAGTTGGCTCGGGGACAGCCACCTACACCAACCTCTGAGCTAGATCTATCGCCGAATTCTCATCCTCCTCAAAATCTGCGATCAGATCACCCCAATGTCCTCCAAATCCACAAGACCCAAGGAGTCCACAGCAGGCAGAACAACATCAACCCGCTCAGTAGGAAAGGCAGCCTCAGAATTCTGGTAGAAATAACAAACAGCAACAACCCTCTTGTGTTGGTTGAGGTAATATGCAACAGCACAGATAGAATAGGGACGAGTAGTGTCCCAGAAGCCCTAGATGTCAGGCAACAGACGAACAAAACCTTCCTTGCAGGGGACAGCGCCCCTCAAGAAGCAGGAGGCAGACAGACTTAGGCTCTGCGGTTCGAGACCCCCTACGACAGAGCAATGTCTAAGGACCCaacgaccaatgcaggcctcctCATGTTTATCGAGAAAGACTAGGGAGAAGAGATGAAGACACTGCGTACAGCAGGTCGCATACTCATTGGTCATAGTTCAGAGACAACCATAATTACAATGAAGGGGAGTCCGATTATAATAGGAGAAACAGTGGTCGGGAACAGGAGGAAAGGAATAGGCAGCAGAACCCTCCTCCAATGGACAACAAACCGAAAATCCAGGATATTGAAGGGCAGCCCAGACAACCCAACTTCTTTGATCGACTAGCTGCAAGTGAGCAGAGGCAAAGGGATGAGGACCTAAGGGACGTATTTAATGGCCGAAAGGAAATGCACGATGAGCACGTCCCACCTGTAGCGGCCGCTCCTACCCCTGCTATACCAAACACCATTCAGactcaaatagatgccctgaatcaGGTTGTGCAACAGTTAGTCGGGAATAAAATGTCTCATATTGAGTATGACCGAAGAAAGggcaccccattcatcaacaTAATTGTTGTGGTAGAAAGCCCAAGAAATTTCAAAATGCCAATACTGACCAAATTTACTAGAAGAGAAGACATGgtatctcacgtgaataagtttgagatacaaatgaacacccagaaggtgtccgaagacgcttgATGTAGGATCATTCCTGCCACTTTATCTAatgctgcccaggaatggtacttCAAGTTTCCATCGGCCAGCATaatttcatgggagatgttcgtaaaagaattcTACGAACAGTTTTATGCTGGTCGGATACATCTGACAGAGATCAATCAGCTGGTCGACATTAGACAAAAGGAAGGAGAACTTCTCCACGAGTACATCCAGAGGTTTATGTGAGCCGCTGCTCGGGCCAAGATTATTAtggatgaaggaaagatgatggccatcaCAGTTGGAGTGCAACACCAATCTCCCCTTTGGAGCAGCCTATGGAAAAATGGAGTCAACAGTACTCAAGAATTTTTAGATTGAGCAGACAAGTACATCAAATTGGAGGAGGCTATCACCAATGAAGCAAAGTCTCCAAAGGCCGACCAGGGTAAGAAGGAAGAGTTGACCAAAGCCGCTAGTGGGTCTATCAAACCCAACATCAATAAGGGCAAAGGTAATAATAAGAACGGAGGAAAAAGGGCAAATAATGAGCAGACGATGTCTGATAACAAGTGTCATTAGCAGAACAGATACGAGTCGAGGTTCACTAACTAAATGAGAAGTGACTTCAgtctggcacctagccatgaagtttcaaATCGATGTAGGAGTTGGGTGTGTGTTGTGAAACCAGCGAgaggccagagaatgttataactcctcgatcacaaaggcaagaaAGGGCGAATCGGGGAGCGGAGCAGAAAAAAGGTTTCTAGTTAAACAAATCACATGCCTAATCAAATGAACAAGTCACctattgcccaaagtgaggatagagacttagatcctaaCTTTGAGGATTTTGAGGAAAACATTAGACCCGTGGatgacctcgaggaggtccaactagaagaaaaaTATCTGATAAGAGTTGTGAaattggtaaaaacttagagacaacaatcaaAGAAAAGTTGGTGGAGTTTTTTAGGAAGAACCAGGAGATCTTTGCctagtcacataaagacatggttggaatcgacccaaagttatcaaccatgtcctgaacatagaaaAAAACAACCCACCAGtataacaaaaaagaaggctgctcgaaaAAGACAGgtctaaagccttaaaagaagatgtcaagaagctaaaggaaaatggattcatcagggtagcattttatctatcttgggtctctaatcccgtattaGTCCCTAAATCGAACAGTAAATGGAGgacatgtgtggatttcacagaccttaataaagtctgcccaaaagattgtttcccacttccaaggattgaccagcaGGTCGATTCCACATCAGGGCACGAAatcttatcattcatggatgcatactctagcaATAATCAGaatagtatgcatccacctgatgaagaacacaatagctttcgaacagatataGGGCTTTACCATTACAAAGTAATTcccttcgatttgaaaaacgctagtacgacttaccaacgactggtaaACCACACGTTCAAAGACCAGATCtgtaataacatggaggtttacgttgatgatatgctggttaagtcaaaaaagAGCTGGTGAgcacatcaaggacctacaggaatgcttcaacatcttgaacaaatatcagatgaagcttaatcctcttaagtgttcctttggagttggatcaggaaaaattttgggattcatagtaaacccGCAAGGAATCAAAGCCAATCCTGAAAATATTTGAGatctgatcgagatgcagtcaccaGCCAAAGTTAAAGGTGTACAAAGCCTGACAGGGACAATCGCAGGTCTAAGTAGATTTATATCTAAGTCTAcgaacaagtgcgtcccattctttaatctattcagaggaaacaaaaagttcgaatggacagaagaatgcaaaCAAGCTTTTCAGGAACTTAAGGATCATATGTCGCGAACACCCATTTTTTCCAAGCCggcagaaggagaaactttgtacatctatttAGTAATAACAGAGTATGCTGCCAGTGCTGTTTTAATCAtggaggaagacaacattcaaaaggcagtatactacataagtaaaaggctagtgggagcagaattaTGATATCCAGcaatagagaaattggcttactgcTTAATACTAGCATCAAGAAAActacgaccctactttcaggctcaccccaTAGTAGTTTTTACCGACTAGCAACTACGGCAAGTCTTGTAAAAACCAAAAATAGCTGGTTGACTACTAAAATGGGTAGATGAGCTTAGGCAGTTCGAAATTTCTTATGCACCACGAGcaaccataaagggacaagcctaaGTAGACTTTGTAGTTGAGTTCACCAAACTCCCAGCAAGTGAACCAACTATAGAGCCTAAAGCTCAAGACCAAACTCTTGCCTGGAGACTGATCGTGAACAGATCATCTAATGAGCATAATTTGGGGGCAGGATTGTATCTAATTACCCTTGAAGGGCATCAGTTTCATTGTGCAATACGATTCAACTTTACTATCTCTAACAATGAatctgaatatgaagcattgctcgcagGGTTGAGACTAGCCAAAGATGTTAATGTAAAGTCACTAGAGAtatacagtgactctcagctagttgttaatcaaatcattggagaatatcaggctaggggtcttaagatggttgcaTATCTAAATAAGGCAAAAGACTTGCTAGCAgaatttgaaaagtatactctatatcaagtacctcacgaccagaaCTCCAACGTTGATGCTTTAGCCAAACTAGCAAGCGCTAAGGACGCTGAAACTTTGAGTATAGTAACGGTCAAACATTTGTCAGTTCCCAGGATTCAAGTAGAAGAATCTTTCCTAGTAATACAAGTATCtgacacttggatgactcccatcattcaaTATCTCGAGCAGGGGTGGTTGCCTACAGACAGGAATAAGGCGAGGACACTACAAAGGAAATCAGCTCACTTTATCTTGCTCGATGGAGTTATATATCAatgaggatattcaatgcctttGTAGAGATGTATTTCCAGGGAAAAAGTTAAGGAAATGAtgcgagaagtacatgaagggttttgtggagatcatgctaggggcaaagtttgtcaaaaaaagaTTCTtagacaagggtatttctggcctactatgatcgaggattctatggaatttgttaagaagtgtgataaatgccaaagaatctccaagatacctcgagcagccccaaatgagcttaaacaaatgcaaagcccatggccattcgcaattTGGGGAATAGGCCTGATCGAAtatttgcccacaggaaaagggaatgtcaagtatgcagtagttgttgtagactacttcacgaagtgggcagaagttGAACTGCTCGCAACAATcacgacaaagaaagtacttaATTTTATTGTCAAAAGCATTGTATGCCAATATGGGTTGCCaaaaaagattgtatcagatGATGGCACATAATTTGACAGCAACTTGTTTATCGATTTCTACGAACAGCATGGCCTAacgaagagtttttcatcagtttcCAATCCACAAGCCAACATACATGTAGAGGCTGTAAACAATATTCTGAAGGACACagtgaagaaaaggctcgaagaggaAAAGGGAGTGTGGCTAGAACAATTTCccaaagtactctggtcgtatagaacaacgAACCAAACAAACacaggccatacaccattttctttagcatatgggtatgagaccatgttaccagttgagttagatccaccctcacatagAAGGAAAACATACGACCAGGATACGAATAAccaattattaatggagtctCTGGACTTGGTTAATGAAAGGCGCGAACAAGCCCAACTACAAGTTGCAGCCTACCATGCAAAGGTAGCTCGATAtattaactctaaagtacgcgaaagaaagtttgacataggagacttggtacttagaagggtttttctcaacacttGTGATTCGGCTGCTGG contains the following coding sequences:
- the LOC133792013 gene encoding lysine-rich arabinogalactan protein 18-like encodes the protein MESENVFDIYSAPEAPEAPMSKKKTSKRHPGESSKEPPTKKTRTADPPADGPSTNVRPPPSPLEQQTPPAPVELTPSPPAPTDPIQQAALASTGGDISSRALRSVKDRLVKILKHGRCREAMALMEMMDVD